The Mangifera indica cultivar Alphonso chromosome 8, CATAS_Mindica_2.1, whole genome shotgun sequence genome has a window encoding:
- the LOC123222662 gene encoding transcription factor bHLH7-like isoform X3, translated as MSLNIGGNCSGLSYGPEDYPNQQSLMEARRISSQPNALPLHPWTNFPKAPRSYVEFLADNSTFLENATGADMLETITSPICSTQSDFCVFQTQRELLINNLGKACDYELADSFLSMDALKVRFQNPPNEVESAHRFTSFQQQILAQHNHTLLTQEPYEDNCNVSQLQPRVTKTSSFRQSKGRSSGSRQRASAVDRERRVRISERIRALQEQLPNSVEGSQATVMEDTIDYIKFLQLQLKELTRSRLGGQSASPPFVFLEGFGHYVINGQMTNEPLEEMMGKLLEGNPSAASQLLESRGLYMMPMSLVEDLHQSS; from the exons ATGTCATTGAATATAGGTGGGAATTGCAGTGGTCTGTCTTATGGACCGGAAGATTACCCAAATCAGCAATCTCTTATGGAAGCAAGAAGAATCAGTAGCCAGCCTAATGCTCTGCCTTTGCATCCTTGGACAAACTTCCCGAAAGCCCCTCGCAGTTATGTTGAATTTCTTGCAGACAACTCCACGTTTCTTGAAAATGCTACTGGTGCTGATATGTTGGAGACCATTACTTCACCTATTTGCAGCACACAGTCTGATTTTTGTGTCTTCCAAACGCAGAGAGAGTTATTGATCAACAATCTAGGGAAGGCTTGTGATTATGAACTTGCTGATTCTTTCCTTTCCATGGATGCTTTGAAG GTTAGATTTCAGAACCCACCTAACGAAGTAGAATCAGCGCACAGGTTTACAAGCTTTCAGCAGCAGATCCTTGCTCAG CATAATCATACATTGTTGACACAAGAACCATATGAAGACAATTGTAACGTGTCCCAACTTCAACCAAGAGTAACAAAAACTTCATCTTTTCGCCAGTCCAAAGGACGCTCCAGTGGATCTAGACAAAGAGCTTCTGCAGTTGATCGA GAGCGACGGGTACGAATATCTGAGAGAATACGAGCACTGCAAGAACAGCTTCCGAACTCTGTAGAG GGAAGTCAAGCTACTGTAATGGAAGACACTATTGACTATATAAAGTTTCTGCAGTTACAATTAAAG GAACTAACCCGAAGCAGATTAGGAGGCCAATCAGCTTCACCTCCTTTTGTTTTCCTTGAG GGATTTGGTCACTATGTTATCAATGGACAGATGACAAATGAACCTCTGGAAGAGATGATGGGGAAGTTGCTGGAGGGGAACCCATCAGCGGCAAGCCAGTTATTGGAGAGCAGGGGCCTGTACATGATGCCAATGTCTTTGGTTGAAGATTTACACCAATCCTCCTAG
- the LOC123222662 gene encoding transcription factor bHLH7-like isoform X2 produces MEGQSEQENLLQLMSLNIGGNCSGLSYGPEDYPNQQSLMEARRISSQPNALPLHPWTNFPKAPRSYVEFLADNSTFLENATGADMLETITSPICSTQSDFCVFQTQRELLINNLGKACDYELADSFLSMDALKVRFQNPPNEVESAHRFTSFQQQILAQHNHTLLTQEPYEDNCNVSQLQPRVTKTSSFRQSKGRSSGSRQRASAVDRERRVRISERIRALQEQLPNSVEGSQATVMEDTIDYIKFLQLQLKELTRSRLGGQSASPPFVFLEMTNEPLEEMMGKLLEGNPSAASQLLESRGLYMMPMSLVEDLHQSS; encoded by the exons ATGGAAGGACAAAGTGAACAGGAGAACCTTCTGCAGTTGATGTCATTGAATATAGGTGGGAATTGCAGTGGTCTGTCTTATGGACCGGAAGATTACCCAAATCAGCAATCTCTTATGGAAGCAAGAAGAATCAGTAGCCAGCCTAATGCTCTGCCTTTGCATCCTTGGACAAACTTCCCGAAAGCCCCTCGCAGTTATGTTGAATTTCTTGCAGACAACTCCACGTTTCTTGAAAATGCTACTGGTGCTGATATGTTGGAGACCATTACTTCACCTATTTGCAGCACACAGTCTGATTTTTGTGTCTTCCAAACGCAGAGAGAGTTATTGATCAACAATCTAGGGAAGGCTTGTGATTATGAACTTGCTGATTCTTTCCTTTCCATGGATGCTTTGAAG GTTAGATTTCAGAACCCACCTAACGAAGTAGAATCAGCGCACAGGTTTACAAGCTTTCAGCAGCAGATCCTTGCTCAG CATAATCATACATTGTTGACACAAGAACCATATGAAGACAATTGTAACGTGTCCCAACTTCAACCAAGAGTAACAAAAACTTCATCTTTTCGCCAGTCCAAAGGACGCTCCAGTGGATCTAGACAAAGAGCTTCTGCAGTTGATCGA GAGCGACGGGTACGAATATCTGAGAGAATACGAGCACTGCAAGAACAGCTTCCGAACTCTGTAGAG GGAAGTCAAGCTACTGTAATGGAAGACACTATTGACTATATAAAGTTTCTGCAGTTACAATTAAAG GAACTAACCCGAAGCAGATTAGGAGGCCAATCAGCTTCACCTCCTTTTGTTTTCCTTGAG ATGACAAATGAACCTCTGGAAGAGATGATGGGGAAGTTGCTGGAGGGGAACCCATCAGCGGCAAGCCAGTTATTGGAGAGCAGGGGCCTGTACATGATGCCAATGTCTTTGGTTGAAGATTTACACCAATCCTCCTAG
- the LOC123222664 gene encoding TVP38/TMEM64 family membrane protein slr0305-like isoform X3: MAMAFISRACCRSAFRIILLLLLFAFICIACVCLPVEKILQEFLLWIKQDLGPWGPVVMTAAYTPLAIFAIPTSILSLGGGYLYGLPLGFAIDSVGATVGATAAFLIGRTAVTMAIQKSGFKIVFLLRLAPLLPFTVLNYFLSVAPVHIGEYMLASWLGIMPSTFAFVYVGTTLTDLSDVMHGWNEISTTRRVLMALGFVMSVILIMCITKVAKASLDKALVENSEKRVFITTMLPIVVDSSLEVQKPLIQIGLREEEEENEKQRLI; the protein is encoded by the exons ATGGCTATGGCTTTCATATCACGTGCATGCTGTCGCTCCGCCTTCAGAATCATACTCTTGCTGCTCCTCTTCGCCTTCATTTGCATTGCCTGTGTTTGTCTCCCCGTTGAAAAG ATTTTGCAGGAGTTTTTGTTATGGATTAAGCAAGATCTTGGGCCATGGGGTCCGGTTGTTAT GACTGCTGCATACACTCCTCTGGCAATTTTTGCGATTCCTACTTCAATACTTTCA CTTGGAGGTGGTTATCTTTATGGACTGCCTCTGGGATTTGCCATTGATTCTGTTGGTGCAACCGTGGGTGCAACTGCTGCATTCCTTATTGGTAGAACA GCAGTCACTATGGCAATCCAGAAATCTGGTTTTAAG ATAGTTTTTCTGCTTCGGCTTGCTCCTTTACTTCCATTTACCGTTTTAAATTATTTCCTCTCTGTGGCTCCCGTTCATATAGGCGAATACATGCTGGCTTCTTGGTTGGGAATAATG CCGAGTACATTTGCTTTTGTGTATGTTGGAACAACTTTGACGGATCTCTCTGATGTCATGCATGGATGGAATGAAATTTCAACAACTCGAAGG GTACTTATGGCATTGGGCTTTGTGATGTCTG TGATTCTGATAATGTGTATTACTAAAGTTGCGAAGGCTTCTTTGGACAAAGCACTGGTTGAGAATTCAGAAAAGCGTGTATTCATCACAACAATGCTGCCCATTGTGGTAGATTCTTCGTTGGAGGTTCAGAAGCCTCTCATTCAGATAGGCCTAagggaagaagaggaagagaatgAGAAACAAAGgcttatttaa
- the LOC123222664 gene encoding TVP38/TMEM64 family membrane protein slr0305-like isoform X4, giving the protein MAMAFISRACCRSAFRIILLLLLFAFICIACVCLPVEKILQEFLLWIKQDLGPWGPVVMTAAYTPLAIFAIPTSILSLGGGYLYGLPLGFAIDSVGATVGATAAFLIGRTIVFLLRLAPLLPFTVLNYFLSVAPVHIGEYMLASWLGIMPSTFAFVYVGTTLTDLSDVMHGWNEISTTRRVLMALGFVMSVILIMCITKVAKASLDKALVENSEKRVFITTMLPIVVDSSLEVQKPLIQIGLREEEEENEKQRLI; this is encoded by the exons ATGGCTATGGCTTTCATATCACGTGCATGCTGTCGCTCCGCCTTCAGAATCATACTCTTGCTGCTCCTCTTCGCCTTCATTTGCATTGCCTGTGTTTGTCTCCCCGTTGAAAAG ATTTTGCAGGAGTTTTTGTTATGGATTAAGCAAGATCTTGGGCCATGGGGTCCGGTTGTTAT GACTGCTGCATACACTCCTCTGGCAATTTTTGCGATTCCTACTTCAATACTTTCA CTTGGAGGTGGTTATCTTTATGGACTGCCTCTGGGATTTGCCATTGATTCTGTTGGTGCAACCGTGGGTGCAACTGCTGCATTCCTTATTGGTAGAACA ATAGTTTTTCTGCTTCGGCTTGCTCCTTTACTTCCATTTACCGTTTTAAATTATTTCCTCTCTGTGGCTCCCGTTCATATAGGCGAATACATGCTGGCTTCTTGGTTGGGAATAATG CCGAGTACATTTGCTTTTGTGTATGTTGGAACAACTTTGACGGATCTCTCTGATGTCATGCATGGATGGAATGAAATTTCAACAACTCGAAGG GTACTTATGGCATTGGGCTTTGTGATGTCTG TGATTCTGATAATGTGTATTACTAAAGTTGCGAAGGCTTCTTTGGACAAAGCACTGGTTGAGAATTCAGAAAAGCGTGTATTCATCACAACAATGCTGCCCATTGTGGTAGATTCTTCGTTGGAGGTTCAGAAGCCTCTCATTCAGATAGGCCTAagggaagaagaggaagagaatgAGAAACAAAGgcttatttaa
- the LOC123222664 gene encoding TVP38/TMEM64 family membrane protein slr0305-like isoform X5 has product MAMAFISRACCRSAFRIILLLLLFAFICIACVCLPVEKILQEFLLWIKQDLGPWGPVVMTAAYTPLAIFAIPTSILSLGGGYLYGLPLGFAIDSVGATVGATAAFLIGRTFGRSYVISKLMNYPKFQAVTMAIQKSGFKIVFLLRLAPLLPFTVLNYFLSVAPVHIGEYMLASWLGIMPSTFAFVYVGTTLTDLSDVMHGWNEISTTRRVLMALGFVMSATT; this is encoded by the exons ATGGCTATGGCTTTCATATCACGTGCATGCTGTCGCTCCGCCTTCAGAATCATACTCTTGCTGCTCCTCTTCGCCTTCATTTGCATTGCCTGTGTTTGTCTCCCCGTTGAAAAG ATTTTGCAGGAGTTTTTGTTATGGATTAAGCAAGATCTTGGGCCATGGGGTCCGGTTGTTAT GACTGCTGCATACACTCCTCTGGCAATTTTTGCGATTCCTACTTCAATACTTTCA CTTGGAGGTGGTTATCTTTATGGACTGCCTCTGGGATTTGCCATTGATTCTGTTGGTGCAACCGTGGGTGCAACTGCTGCATTCCTTATTGGTAGAACA TTTGGAAGATCATATGTCATCTCCAAGCTAATGAATTATCCTAAGTTTCAGGCAGTCACTATGGCAATCCAGAAATCTGGTTTTAAG ATAGTTTTTCTGCTTCGGCTTGCTCCTTTACTTCCATTTACCGTTTTAAATTATTTCCTCTCTGTGGCTCCCGTTCATATAGGCGAATACATGCTGGCTTCTTGGTTGGGAATAATG CCGAGTACATTTGCTTTTGTGTATGTTGGAACAACTTTGACGGATCTCTCTGATGTCATGCATGGATGGAATGAAATTTCAACAACTCGAAGG GTACTTATGGCATTGGGCTTTGTGATGTCTG CTACAACTTAA
- the LOC123222664 gene encoding TVP38/TMEM64 family membrane protein slr0305-like isoform X1, whose translation MAMAFISRACCRSAFRIILLLLLFAFICIACVCLPVEKILQEFLLWIKQDLGPWGPVVMTAAYTPLAIFAIPTSILSLGGGYLYGLPLGFAIDSVGATVGATAAFLIGRTFGRSYVISKLMNYPKFQAVTMAIQKSGFKIVFLLRLAPLLPFTVLNYFLSVAPVHIGEYMLASWLGIMPSTFAFVYVGTTLTDLSDVMHGWNEISTTRRVLMALGFVMSVILIMCITKVAKASLDKALVENSEKRVFITTMLPIVVDSSLEVQKPLIQIGLREEEEENEKQRLI comes from the exons ATGGCTATGGCTTTCATATCACGTGCATGCTGTCGCTCCGCCTTCAGAATCATACTCTTGCTGCTCCTCTTCGCCTTCATTTGCATTGCCTGTGTTTGTCTCCCCGTTGAAAAG ATTTTGCAGGAGTTTTTGTTATGGATTAAGCAAGATCTTGGGCCATGGGGTCCGGTTGTTAT GACTGCTGCATACACTCCTCTGGCAATTTTTGCGATTCCTACTTCAATACTTTCA CTTGGAGGTGGTTATCTTTATGGACTGCCTCTGGGATTTGCCATTGATTCTGTTGGTGCAACCGTGGGTGCAACTGCTGCATTCCTTATTGGTAGAACA TTTGGAAGATCATATGTCATCTCCAAGCTAATGAATTATCCTAAGTTTCAGGCAGTCACTATGGCAATCCAGAAATCTGGTTTTAAG ATAGTTTTTCTGCTTCGGCTTGCTCCTTTACTTCCATTTACCGTTTTAAATTATTTCCTCTCTGTGGCTCCCGTTCATATAGGCGAATACATGCTGGCTTCTTGGTTGGGAATAATG CCGAGTACATTTGCTTTTGTGTATGTTGGAACAACTTTGACGGATCTCTCTGATGTCATGCATGGATGGAATGAAATTTCAACAACTCGAAGG GTACTTATGGCATTGGGCTTTGTGATGTCTG TGATTCTGATAATGTGTATTACTAAAGTTGCGAAGGCTTCTTTGGACAAAGCACTGGTTGAGAATTCAGAAAAGCGTGTATTCATCACAACAATGCTGCCCATTGTGGTAGATTCTTCGTTGGAGGTTCAGAAGCCTCTCATTCAGATAGGCCTAagggaagaagaggaagagaatgAGAAACAAAGgcttatttaa
- the LOC123224541 gene encoding adenylate isopentenyltransferase 3, chloroplastic has product MRISMLLLNQTSPLLASLDIPTERLKMEPLLSRRQKEKVLIIMGATGVGKSKLSIDLARRFPAEIINSDKMQMFEGLDITTNKITEEEQCGIPHHLLGILNPNDDFTAENFCEVASLAIDSISNRGQLPIIVGGSNSYIEALIDDKDFIFRTRYDCCFLWVDVSMPVLHSFLSDRVDRMIENGMVDEVRNIFDRTADYSKGIRKAIGVPEFDEYFKEETFLDEENRKKALKKAIQKIKDNTCELACRQLKKIHRLRNVKRWNIHRIDATEVFRKCSKPAEEAEEKRVVGPSTTIVAEFLYNFVSMEVPAPVADIRDHITQCLVT; this is encoded by the coding sequence ATGAGAATTTCAATGCTATTGCTCAATCAGACAAGCCCTTTGCTGGCTTCACTGGACATACCAACTGAGAGGCTTAAAATGGAGCCTTTGCTTTCAAGAAGGCAGAAAGAGAAGGTTTTGATTATAATGGGAGCAACCGGAGTTGGCAAATCTAAACTCTCCATCGACCTTGCGAGACGATTTCCAGCAGAAATCATAAATTCTGATAAAATGCAAATGTTTGAAGGACTTGACATAACTACCAACAAAATCACAGAGGAAGAGCAGTGTGGAATACCCCACCATTTGCTAGGAATTCTAAATCCTAACGACGACTTCACAGCTGAAAACTTCTGTGAAGTGGCTTCACTAGCCATTGACTCGATTTCGAATCGGGGTCAGCTTCCAATCATTGTTGGAGGCTCTAACTCATACATTGAGGCCTTGATTGATGATAAAGATTTCATATTTCGAACACGATACGACTGTTGCTTTCTCTGGGTAGACGTATCAATGCCTGTGCTACATTCATTTTTGTCAGACCGAGTTGACAGGATGATCGAAAATGGGATGGTGGATGAAGTGAGAAATATATTTGATCGCACAGCGGATTATTCAAAAGGGATAAGAAAAGCAATCGGGGTGCCAGAGTTTGATGAATACTTCAAAGAAGAAACGTTTCTTGATGAGGAGAATCGAAAGAAGGCACTTAAAAAAGCCATTCAAAAGATTAAAGACAACACTTGTGAATTGGCATGTCGGCAATTGAAGAAGATACATCGACTGAGAAACGTCAAGAGGTGGAATATTCATCGTATTGATGCAACAGAAGTGTTTCGAAAGTGTAGCAAACCAGCAGAAGAAGCGGAGGAAAAGCGTGTGGTTGGCCCAAGCACCACCATAGTGGCAGagtttttgtataattttgtcTCCATGGAAGTCCCTGCCCCTGTAGCTGATATCAGAGATCACATCACACAATGCCTTGTGACATAA
- the LOC123222662 gene encoding transcription factor UNE12-like isoform X4: MEGQSEQENLLQLMSLNIGGNCSGLSYGPEDYPNQQSLMEARRISSQPNALPLHPWTNFPKAPRSYVEFLADNSTFLENATGADMLETITSPICSTQSDFCVFQTQRELLINNLGKACDYELADSFLSMDALKVRFQNPPNEVESAHRFTSFQQQILAQSKGRSSGSRQRASAVDRERRVRISERIRALQEQLPNSVEGSQATVMEDTIDYIKFLQLQLKELTRSRLGGQSASPPFVFLEGFGHYVINGQMTNEPLEEMMGKLLEGNPSAASQLLESRGLYMMPMSLVEDLHQSS, translated from the exons ATGGAAGGACAAAGTGAACAGGAGAACCTTCTGCAGTTGATGTCATTGAATATAGGTGGGAATTGCAGTGGTCTGTCTTATGGACCGGAAGATTACCCAAATCAGCAATCTCTTATGGAAGCAAGAAGAATCAGTAGCCAGCCTAATGCTCTGCCTTTGCATCCTTGGACAAACTTCCCGAAAGCCCCTCGCAGTTATGTTGAATTTCTTGCAGACAACTCCACGTTTCTTGAAAATGCTACTGGTGCTGATATGTTGGAGACCATTACTTCACCTATTTGCAGCACACAGTCTGATTTTTGTGTCTTCCAAACGCAGAGAGAGTTATTGATCAACAATCTAGGGAAGGCTTGTGATTATGAACTTGCTGATTCTTTCCTTTCCATGGATGCTTTGAAG GTTAGATTTCAGAACCCACCTAACGAAGTAGAATCAGCGCACAGGTTTACAAGCTTTCAGCAGCAGATCCTTGCTCAG TCCAAAGGACGCTCCAGTGGATCTAGACAAAGAGCTTCTGCAGTTGATCGA GAGCGACGGGTACGAATATCTGAGAGAATACGAGCACTGCAAGAACAGCTTCCGAACTCTGTAGAG GGAAGTCAAGCTACTGTAATGGAAGACACTATTGACTATATAAAGTTTCTGCAGTTACAATTAAAG GAACTAACCCGAAGCAGATTAGGAGGCCAATCAGCTTCACCTCCTTTTGTTTTCCTTGAG GGATTTGGTCACTATGTTATCAATGGACAGATGACAAATGAACCTCTGGAAGAGATGATGGGGAAGTTGCTGGAGGGGAACCCATCAGCGGCAAGCCAGTTATTGGAGAGCAGGGGCCTGTACATGATGCCAATGTCTTTGGTTGAAGATTTACACCAATCCTCCTAG
- the LOC123222664 gene encoding TVP38/TMEM64 family membrane protein slr0305-like isoform X2, with protein MAMAFISRACCRSAFRIILLLLLFAFICIACVCLPVEKILQEFLLWIKQDLGPWGPVVMTAAYTPLAIFAIPTSILSLGGGYLYGLPLGFAIDSVGATVGATAAFLIGRTFGRSYVISKLMNYPKFQAVTMAIQKSGFKIVFLLRLAPLLPFTVLNYFLSVAPVHIGEYMLASWLGIMPSTFAFVYVGTTLTDLSDVMHGWNEISTTRRVLMALGFVMSVAKASLDKALVENSEKRVFITTMLPIVVDSSLEVQKPLIQIGLREEEEENEKQRLI; from the exons ATGGCTATGGCTTTCATATCACGTGCATGCTGTCGCTCCGCCTTCAGAATCATACTCTTGCTGCTCCTCTTCGCCTTCATTTGCATTGCCTGTGTTTGTCTCCCCGTTGAAAAG ATTTTGCAGGAGTTTTTGTTATGGATTAAGCAAGATCTTGGGCCATGGGGTCCGGTTGTTAT GACTGCTGCATACACTCCTCTGGCAATTTTTGCGATTCCTACTTCAATACTTTCA CTTGGAGGTGGTTATCTTTATGGACTGCCTCTGGGATTTGCCATTGATTCTGTTGGTGCAACCGTGGGTGCAACTGCTGCATTCCTTATTGGTAGAACA TTTGGAAGATCATATGTCATCTCCAAGCTAATGAATTATCCTAAGTTTCAGGCAGTCACTATGGCAATCCAGAAATCTGGTTTTAAG ATAGTTTTTCTGCTTCGGCTTGCTCCTTTACTTCCATTTACCGTTTTAAATTATTTCCTCTCTGTGGCTCCCGTTCATATAGGCGAATACATGCTGGCTTCTTGGTTGGGAATAATG CCGAGTACATTTGCTTTTGTGTATGTTGGAACAACTTTGACGGATCTCTCTGATGTCATGCATGGATGGAATGAAATTTCAACAACTCGAAGG GTACTTATGGCATTGGGCTTTGTGATGTCTG TTGCGAAGGCTTCTTTGGACAAAGCACTGGTTGAGAATTCAGAAAAGCGTGTATTCATCACAACAATGCTGCCCATTGTGGTAGATTCTTCGTTGGAGGTTCAGAAGCCTCTCATTCAGATAGGCCTAagggaagaagaggaagagaatgAGAAACAAAGgcttatttaa
- the LOC123222662 gene encoding transcription factor bHLH7-like isoform X1, with product MEGQSEQENLLQLMSLNIGGNCSGLSYGPEDYPNQQSLMEARRISSQPNALPLHPWTNFPKAPRSYVEFLADNSTFLENATGADMLETITSPICSTQSDFCVFQTQRELLINNLGKACDYELADSFLSMDALKVRFQNPPNEVESAHRFTSFQQQILAQHNHTLLTQEPYEDNCNVSQLQPRVTKTSSFRQSKGRSSGSRQRASAVDRERRVRISERIRALQEQLPNSVEGSQATVMEDTIDYIKFLQLQLKELTRSRLGGQSASPPFVFLEGFGHYVINGQMTNEPLEEMMGKLLEGNPSAASQLLESRGLYMMPMSLVEDLHQSS from the exons ATGGAAGGACAAAGTGAACAGGAGAACCTTCTGCAGTTGATGTCATTGAATATAGGTGGGAATTGCAGTGGTCTGTCTTATGGACCGGAAGATTACCCAAATCAGCAATCTCTTATGGAAGCAAGAAGAATCAGTAGCCAGCCTAATGCTCTGCCTTTGCATCCTTGGACAAACTTCCCGAAAGCCCCTCGCAGTTATGTTGAATTTCTTGCAGACAACTCCACGTTTCTTGAAAATGCTACTGGTGCTGATATGTTGGAGACCATTACTTCACCTATTTGCAGCACACAGTCTGATTTTTGTGTCTTCCAAACGCAGAGAGAGTTATTGATCAACAATCTAGGGAAGGCTTGTGATTATGAACTTGCTGATTCTTTCCTTTCCATGGATGCTTTGAAG GTTAGATTTCAGAACCCACCTAACGAAGTAGAATCAGCGCACAGGTTTACAAGCTTTCAGCAGCAGATCCTTGCTCAG CATAATCATACATTGTTGACACAAGAACCATATGAAGACAATTGTAACGTGTCCCAACTTCAACCAAGAGTAACAAAAACTTCATCTTTTCGCCAGTCCAAAGGACGCTCCAGTGGATCTAGACAAAGAGCTTCTGCAGTTGATCGA GAGCGACGGGTACGAATATCTGAGAGAATACGAGCACTGCAAGAACAGCTTCCGAACTCTGTAGAG GGAAGTCAAGCTACTGTAATGGAAGACACTATTGACTATATAAAGTTTCTGCAGTTACAATTAAAG GAACTAACCCGAAGCAGATTAGGAGGCCAATCAGCTTCACCTCCTTTTGTTTTCCTTGAG GGATTTGGTCACTATGTTATCAATGGACAGATGACAAATGAACCTCTGGAAGAGATGATGGGGAAGTTGCTGGAGGGGAACCCATCAGCGGCAAGCCAGTTATTGGAGAGCAGGGGCCTGTACATGATGCCAATGTCTTTGGTTGAAGATTTACACCAATCCTCCTAG